Proteins co-encoded in one Lasioglossum baleicum chromosome 3, iyLasBale1, whole genome shotgun sequence genomic window:
- the LOC143207159 gene encoding uncharacterized protein LOC143207159: protein MFGRSFVVVGALCFIVSVGTCLRIRRQSDSEEGGQVIDNIFNIPITAIRQTSAAAQSFSPENSQTIDNVLQIPISTLEAVGNLVKSRTGQRSQNAEEYQRIRQERRERLAAQRERQRQQREQLQQQRLKQQQIKRTIKLHNKDPFGLNALSNLLVGNHGLFGSYGGHGGHGGHMGLGGHGGHGGNGNHGIHGGHGNPANNGQHTYEVHENIEEDTAYTWHGLTAGIGSYYGSRPSSTVTTIQNKIAPKDRKPITYNYENSLYNKVASNTAQNGLQSEEEDGPIQNKIAPKSNRITFKS, encoded by the exons ATGTTCGGGAGGAGTTTCGTCGTTGTTGGTGCTCTATGCTTTATTGTTTCTGTTGGG ACGTGTCTCAGGATAAGGCGCCAGAGTGACTCAGAAGAGGGTGGACAGGTTATTgataatattttcaat ATCCCGATCACAGCGATCAGGCAAACTTCGGCAGCAGCGCAGTCGTTTAGCCCAGAGAACTCGCAGACCATTGACAATGTGTTGCAG ATTCCGATATCGACGCTAGAGGCTGTCGGAAACCTGGTTAAATCGAGAACAGGTCAAAGATCTCAGAATGCAGAAGAATATCAAAGGATCAGACAGGAGAGGAGGGAGAGGTTGGCAGCACAGAGGGAAAGACAGAGACAGCAGAGGGAACAGTTACAACAACAACGCTTGAAACAACAGCAGATTAAAAGGACCATCAAGTTGCACAATAAAGATCCGTTCGGGTTGAATGCGCTGTCGAACCTGCTGGTTGGTAATCATGGTTTATTCGGTAGTTATGGTGGCCACGGTGGTCATGGAGGGCACATGGGTCTTGGTGGGCATGGTGGTCATGGTGGTAATGGAAATCATG gCATCCACGGAGGCCACGGAAACCCAGCAAACAATGGTCAGCATACTTATGAAGTCCACGAGAACATAGAAGAAGACACGGCTTATACTTGGCACGGACTCACTGCTGGAATTGGAAGTTACTATGGATCCAGACCCAGCAGCACTGTCACAACGATACAGAACAAAATAGCACCCAAAGACAGAAAGCCAATCACCTACAACTACGAGAACAGTCTATACAATAAAGTTGCATCGAATACTGCACAGAACGGGCTGCAATCCGAGGAGGAGGATGGTC